In Amaranthus tricolor cultivar Red isolate AtriRed21 chromosome 5, ASM2621246v1, whole genome shotgun sequence, a genomic segment contains:
- the LOC130813291 gene encoding uridine nucleosidase 1, with product MGTILETDSHVGESISNGIIYDSSNKPEKLIIDTDPGIDDSMAILMAFQTREVEIIGLTTIFGNVMTENASRNALLLCEIAERPDIPVAEGSPGPLKGGIPRVADFVHGSDGLGNIHLSPPNAKKIEKNAAEFLVDKVSEYPGEISILALGPLTNLALAIKKDSTFASKVKRIVVLGGAFFCVGNVNPAAEANIYGDPEAADVVFTSGANITVVGINITTQVKFTDSELLELRESKGRHTQVLTDMCKFYRDWHVKSDGVHGVFLHDPVSFVALVRPDLFTYKKGVVRVETQGICVGHTLMDQGLKKWNSENPWTGYSPISVAWTVDVEEVKMYIKNQLMQI from the exons ATGGGCACAATTTTGGAAACTGATTCTCACGTTGGAGAAAGCATCTCCAATGGCATAATTTATGATTCTTCTAATAAGCCTGAAAAGCTTATTATTGATACTGATCCTGGCATTG ATGATAGCATGGCAATCCTAATGGCCTTTCAAACTCGAGAAGTAGAAATCATCGGGTTGACAACGATATTTGGAAATGTCATGACTGAAAATGCAAGTAGGAATGCTTTGCTCCTG TGTGAGATTGCTGAACGTCCTGATATTCCGGTCGCAGAGGGAAGCCCTGGGCCTTTGAAG GGTGGCATACCACGTGTTGCTGACTTTGTTCATGGTTCTGATGGATTGGGCAACATACATCTATCACCTCCCAACGCgaaaaaaattgagaaaaatgCTGCAGAATTTTTGGTGGATAAGGTTTCTGAATACCCTGGTGAAATATCGATACTTGCGTTGGGGCCATTGACAAACTTAGCCCTG GCAATCAAGAAGGATTCAACCTTCGCAAGCAAAGTGAAAAGAATTGTGGTTCTCGGGGGCGCATTCTTTTGTGTTGGAAATGTTAATCCTGCCGCTGAAGCAAAT ATCTACGGAGACCCTGAGGCGGCTGACGTAGTTTTTACTTCAGGGGCAAATATAACAGTTGTTGGCATTAACATCACAACCCAAGTCAAATTTACAG ACTCTGAACTTCTTGAGCTAAGGGAATCAAAAGGAAGACATACACAAGTACTCACTGATATGTGCAAATTTTACCGTGATTGGCATGTGAAGTCCGATGGTGTACATG GTGTATTCCTTCATGATCCGGTTAGCTTTGTAGCACTTGTGAGGCCAGATCTTTTCACGTACAAGAAAGGGGTCGTGAGAGTTGAGACGCAGGGCATCTGTGTGGGACATACATTGATGGATCAAGGGCTTAAAAA GTGGAATTCGGAAAATCCATGGACAGGATATTCTCCGATTTCTGTAGCGTGGACAGTTGACGTCGAAGAAGTTAAAATGTACATAAAGAACCAACTAATGCAGATTTGA